The DNA region CCCTTATCGTTGCCGGCGCGGAAGTCCGCGGGGACCTGACCCACGGCGGGAGCGGGCGCCGCCGCGACTTCCGGCTCGGCCGGCTCTGTGGCCTCCTCGCCTTCTCCTTCGCCCTCTCCAGCCTCGGGCGTCACCACGCGCGGGGTTTCCGGAGTAACGGGGTTCACGGCGTCGGCGCTCCGCTTGACCGCGGCGGCCGAGATCGCCTGCGCGGCGCCAATAATGCCGCCGAGGGCCACCAATGCCGCCAGCGCCCCGCGTAGGTAGCTGATCTTGTGGATCGACGCGCCGGCCGCCTTCCAGGCGCCGATCCCTGCAAACAGGCCGATGACGATCGCCATCCAGGATGCCTCCTTGTTCATGCCGAGCTCGATGCCCGCTTGAGCCGCGGCGCCTACTAGGGCCCCTACGATAGCGCCAATGATCGCTGGTCCGATGCCCATGGCGATTCCTCCGGAGACAAGATGGATTGAAGGCCGCTACTGGGCCAGGTTCTATGATACCGCACCGAGCCCCCATCGCGAAACGGCGCCGCCACAGAATTGGCGAGATTCTCAGCGGGTTCTGGGGGGCCCGGGGCCGCCTGACCAGACCGTCGCACGGCTGCTAGAATCGGTGCCTGGCCACGCTGGCCGGTTCGATCCACCGCTCCAAACCGCACCAAGAAACTTATGCCCAAGAGCTACCAGATCGCCGTGATCGGCGGCGACGGCACCGGCCCCGAAGTGGCCGCCGAAGGCCTTAAGGTCCTCAACGCCATCGCCAAGGACGAGGGGTTCTCCTGCAACGTCACGCAGCTTGACTGGGGCGGCGACCGCTACCTGAAGTCGGGCGAGGCCCTTCCCGCGGACGCGTTGGACCAGCTCCGCAAGTTTGACAGCATCCTGTTGGGCGCGGTCGGCCACCCGAAAGTGGCGCCCGGCATCCTCGAGCGCAAGCTGCTGCTCGACCTCCGGTTCGGCCTCGACCAATACATCAACCTACGCCCTGTGAAGCTGTTCCCCGGCGTCGAGACGCCGCTCAAGGGGAAAGGGCCGGACGACATCGACTTTGTCGTCGTGCGAGAGAACACCGAAGACCTGTACTGCGGCGCCGGCGGCTTCATGCACAAGGGCACGCCCAACGAGGTCGCGACGCAGACCGCCATCTACACCCGCAAGGGGTGCGAGCGGGCCATCCGCTACGCCTTTGAGTACACGCAGCGGCGTAACAACCCCAAGGGGAAGAAGCTGACCCTGGTCGCCAAGACCAACGTGCTGACCACCGGGCACGACCTGTGGTGGCGTGCGTTCCAAGAGTGCGCGGTCGACTACCCGGACGTGGAGACGGATTACAACCACGTTGACGCGTGCTGCATGTGGATCGTCAAGAACCCCGAGTTCTACGACGTGATCGTCACCACCAACATGTTTGGCGACATCATCACGGACCTTTCTGGGATGATCCAAGGGGGGATGGGGGTCGCGGCCGGCGGCAACATCAACCCCGAGCCGGGGGGCGTCAGCATGTTCGAGCCGATGGGGGGCAGCGCCCCCAAGTACACGGGGCAGGGGGTCATCAACCCCATCGCCACCATCAACGCCGTGAGCATGCTGTTGGACCGCATTGGCGAAACCAAGGCCGCCGACCGCGTCATGCAGGCGATCATGAAGGTCACCGGCACGAAGATGAAGAGCCAGAGCGCCGGCAAGATGGGCTACTCCACCAGCGAAGTAGGCGACCTAGTCATCGACGCCCTGTGAACAAGGCGAGCCGTCGGCGTAAGCCGCCGGAGTTTTCTTCGCACCGGATATCGATCTCATCCGCACGAAACTCCGTCGGCTGACGCCGGCGGCTCGCCCCTTAATTGCAGTTGCAGCGGCAGCAGCGGCCTTCGAGGCACGTGACCGCGGCGTAGCCGCATTCGACGCCCAGCAGGTGCTGGGCGCGTTTGAAGCGCACGTGCGCGATGTTCAGCTCCACGACCCGGTCGATCAGGTCGGATTCTGCCTGGAACACCCGGGCCCGTGCGGCGCTCCGCTCGAACACGGTTGTATTGTCTAGGTCGCGTCGCTTCTCGAGACGGAGCAGGCCCCGGCGTTGATCTTCCGCGGCGGCGGCCGCGAGCCGCACGCGTTGCTGCGCGGCGGCGATGTCGTACACGGCGCCCTTGATCTCCGCCGACGCCAGCACCCGCGCCTCGCCGATCAGCATCCGTAGCTGCCGGCAGCGGATCGGAAGCTCTTCCTGGGCACAGCCGTAGCACAGCAGCTTGTGGACCGGCTCGACCCGACCCAGGCTGCTGTCTGCGAAGGCCAGCACCGCCCGCGCCACCGGCAGCGTGTGCTGCTGCAGATTGCAGTAGACCACGCTCAGGCTGCGGACGTCGGTCCGGCTCGCGAGCCCCGTCTGCACGGCTTCTTCTGCGGACACGGTTGCGAAGTCGGGCGCCCAATCGACCTCGGGGCGGAACATCCGCGTCTCGTCCAGCGGGCAGCCGAGCAGCTTCTTCAACCGCCCGTTCAGTTGGATCCGGGTCTGCTCAAGCACCAGACGCGTGTCTTGCAAATCGGCGATCCGGACGCGGACCTCGTCTGCTTGGATGGCGTCGGGCGTCGGCAGCCCACGCTCGGCGAGCCGCTCGATCCGCGAGAGCGTCGTGCGCGACTCGGCGACCGCCATGTCGAGGTAGAGGCTCCGCGCCTCCAGGCCGGCCAAGTTATAGAAC from Pirellulimonas nuda includes:
- a CDS encoding 3-isopropylmalate dehydrogenase, with the translated sequence MPKSYQIAVIGGDGTGPEVAAEGLKVLNAIAKDEGFSCNVTQLDWGGDRYLKSGEALPADALDQLRKFDSILLGAVGHPKVAPGILERKLLLDLRFGLDQYINLRPVKLFPGVETPLKGKGPDDIDFVVVRENTEDLYCGAGGFMHKGTPNEVATQTAIYTRKGCERAIRYAFEYTQRRNNPKGKKLTLVAKTNVLTTGHDLWWRAFQECAVDYPDVETDYNHVDACCMWIVKNPEFYDVIVTTNMFGDIITDLSGMIQGGMGVAAGGNINPEPGGVSMFEPMGGSAPKYTGQGVINPIATINAVSMLLDRIGETKAADRVMQAIMKVTGTKMKSQSAGKMGYSTSEVGDLVIDAL
- a CDS encoding TolC family protein, whose amino-acid sequence is MPGRPVVSCSFAPGAPEVEPPDLASLLSMDPASPSDGPVCLLPAPVDEFDLLDAPTAQCQAAAASTVAAAIELERHYARLLISCDSDKVDDAFCLNRDLLALRAADARNKAAGEALEAFYNLAGLEARSLYLDMAVAESRTTLSRIERLAERGLPTPDAIQADEVRVRIADLQDTRLVLEQTRIQLNGRLKKLLGCPLDETRMFRPEVDWAPDFATVSAEEAVQTGLASRTDVRSLSVVYCNLQQHTLPVARAVLAFADSSLGRVEPVHKLLCYGCAQEELPIRCRQLRMLIGEARVLASAEIKGAVYDIAAAQQRVRLAAAAAEDQRRGLLRLEKRRDLDNTTVFERSAARARVFQAESDLIDRVVELNIAHVRFKRAQHLLGVECGYAAVTCLEGRCCRCNCN